The Photobacterium sp. TY1-4 DNA window TGCGCGCCAACCCCGTGCATGGCGGTATAAGCCAGACTGACGGATTCCGGCTGGGTGTGGTTGGACAACAATGCGCTTTGATTGAGCGCCTGACGGTAAGTGTCATAGAACGACTCGCTCAGCCAGTACAGCAGCCCCTGCTGCTTGGCCAGCTCCAGATCCAGGAGATCCAGTTCTTGCCGGGTGGCCAATTCAATCTTTTCCGCAATACCGCTGTCGTGGGGAGGAATGATCTGCGCCCCATTGCCCCAGTACACTTTGAAGCCGTTATAGGCTGGCGGATTGTGACTGGCGGTCACCACTACCCCGGCTGCAGCGCCAAAATGTTTCACCCCAAAGGCAACCATCGGCGTCGGCGCCACATGGGTGGTCATGTAAACTTTAATGCCCTGTGCCGTCAGGACCGATGCGGTGTCATGGGCAAATCGTTTAGAATCCGGTCGGCCATCAAACCCGATGACTACACCGCGCTCTGCGGCATCCGATACCGTGGCTAACAGATACTGGCCCAGTCCGGTGGCCGTTTCCTGGATCACCAGGTGGTTCATTCGGTTAGGGCCGGCCCCCACAATGCCGCGCAGGCCCGCCGTTCCAAATGCCAGACGGCCGAAGAACCGCTCCGCCAACTCGGCTTGATTTTGGGTTTCTACCAGTTGTTGAAGCTCTTCACGGGTTTTCGGGTCCGGGTCACGCGCTAACCAATGCGCAATTTCTGTCTTCATCATGACTATTCCTACAACGCAAGTTTCAGAATACAGTAATACAAATGAGAGTTATTATCATCACTTAACGCTCATTCTATGACTTTCTGACAAATCAAATGCGGAAAAATTCGCCAGCTCAGGTCAAGTCGACTGTTCAGTGCTGCATGGTTTGAATAAATCCTTGCTTGGCCTGCAAGGTCCTCAACAAGGCCCTCAAAACAGATAACACCAAGTATAGAGGGAATCCGGGACTCAACCATTTTACGCAACAGCGGCCTGCAAACATGCAGGCCGCCCAGTTATCCGGAATATCACATTCGGTGGATACCATAAGAAACGACAAAGGCGGCACACGAATGTACCGCCTCTGGTATAAGCCACGCTAAATCACATTAGCGCTGGAACGGATAAACGCTGCCCAGAGACAGGATTTGGGTCAGTTCATCCAATGCCGTCCGGGATTCCATCAGCAATTGCGGATCAGCCAGATCGGCTTCGACCATGCAGTCACGGTAATGACGATCAACCCACTGGTTCAGACGCGTAAACAAGGCATCATTCATCAACGTCGATGGGTTCACCGCCTGACGCTCCTGCTCATTCAGAACCACACGCAAGCGCAGACAAGCCGGACCGCCACCATTGGCCATGCTTTGCTTCAGGTCGTACACTTCGACCCTATCAATACCGCGTTTCGCGGCCAACAGTTGCTCGATGTACGCCCAGACATTCGGGTTATTACGGCACTCTTCCGGCAGTACCAACATGGTTTCGCCGTTCGGCAGTGAGACCAGCTGAGAGTTAAACAAGTAGCTGTGAACCGCATCGTCAACCGACACTGCGCTGGTCGGCACTTCGATCACATTGAACTGGCCGCCCATTTTCTGCGACAGTTGATCGTAAACCCCTTGCTGATCCAGGAAGGCTTGCTCATGGCAAAACAGGATATCCCGGTTACCGACAGCAATGACGTCGTTATGGAACACCCCTTGATCAATCACATCCGGGTTTTGCTGCGCGATCACCACTTTAGATGGATCCAGCTGGTGCAGACGCGCAACGGCTTCGCAGGCTTCAAACGTATGACGGGCCGGGAACTTCTTCGGCGCCGGGTGGCGACTGTCAAACGCATGGCGACCAAAGACGAAGAATTCCACGCCCTGATCACCATATTGGTGGCAGAAGCGGGTATGGTTCGCTGCACCCTCATCGCCGAAATGCTCAACAGTCGGCAGCGCTGCATGGTGAACAAAATGCTCCGGCGACGCAAAAGTCGCTTTCAGGATCCGCCCGGTCACTTCGTGCTCAATCGAACGGTGGAACTTGTTGGTCAGGTTCGCCGGCGTAAAATGGATTTTACCGTCCGCTGTATCTGATGACGGTGAAACGGTCGCGGCATTGGCTGTCCACATGCTTGAAGCTGAGCAGCACGCAGCCAGCACTTTCGGCGCCTGTTTTGCTGCTTGCTCAATTACAGCCTGATCGCTGCCGGTAAAGCCAAGACGGCGGAGGGTCTGTACATCCGGACGCTCTTGCGGGGCCAGCACCCCTTGTACCATGCCCATGTCGGCAAGCGCTTTCATTTTTGACAGCCCTTGCTTAGCCGCCTGTTTCGGGTTTGATGGGGCTGCCTGGTTTTTTGCTGACGCCACGTTACCGTAGGACAGGCCACTGTAGTTATGTGTTGGTCCCACCAACCCATCAAAATTTGCTTCAAGTGCTTTCATAGACATTCCATGTTTGTTCATAACATCGTAAAGATAACAAAACATTTACATTATCAACAAGTGCGGCACAATATGCCATGCGATACCCATTAATTAGATAGTATCACTGCTACACAGCATGACTATTCATCGCCTGGAAAACGACCATAATTCCCCGCTTGCCACTTGCTTCCCGCTGGGCACCATATTTTCAGCCCATTTCCCCTCAAAGCGTACGACGCGCTGACATTCAGTGCCTGTCAGGCACATCGATTGAGTACATATTTACCCATTTCTCAACACAAAAAAATCAGCCGAAATTAGGCTGACTTTTTTCAATTTTGTGTACACGATCAGGCTTCTGACGACCGCTCGACTCACAGATCCCACTCCACAACATGGCCTTCGTCATACACACCGTCGCTGTAGGCCGGGGTAAAATTGATAAAAATATTATTTTTCTCAATGGGGAGCTGCTCGGAAATCGTATGCGCAATTAACTCCAGCATTGCCGCAATCTGGGCTTCGGTATTGAAGTTCGGTGCGACCAAGTCCACCAGCAACGGATGGGTGGTTTCGGGCTGAGTGTTCACCACCAGACCATGATGCGCATAATGTCCGGCAGGCAGATATTCCCAGGTGACCATAATGTGATGCAGCGGGATCTTGGCGGCATCTGAGACGGCGTGAGAGAGTGAGGTCACCGCTTCGGCCACCTTGGATTCCTGTTCAAACGGTAACGACTTAATTCGAATGAGCGGCATAGTGACTCCTTTTCCAACCGGTGATCGCCCGACATGATCCGATTCAACTCGGGATGCGAGTGACAGCATCGCTGATGTAACGAACGATTTAATTAACAAGTTAGCTAAAGCCTAGTGAAAGGCTGCACATCACCTCTATCTCATTCATAAGACACGGGCAAAAAAGTGCAAAAATCGCAAAAAAATCGTTCGGGTGACAACGGTCAGGGAGGAATAAAGTGGGTGGCCAGTCCTGTGCAACCTCAGGGCCGGCCGGAAATCAGGAACGCTTGGGCTCAATCGCAGGAATGATCGTCACAGCAGGGATTCACCACCCGCTCGGCGCAAGTATAAGGCTCAATATGGATGATGACATCCACCACTTCATCCAACTTGTCCAGAATATGCGACTTAAAGTTTTCGCTGATCGAATGAGCATGTTCCACACTCATGTTCGGTTCTACCAGCAAGTGAAAGTCCAATAAAATGGTACTGCCGGTTCGGCGACTGCGAATGGCGTGGACCTCACGAATATCCGCATCATCTGCTGCATATTGCTGGATCTTGGCTTCAATCTGGCTATCGGCTTCCGCCTCTGTCAGTTCAAGCAAAGCCGGCCAGAGGATTTCCACCGCGGCTTTGAGGATCATTGCTGTTACCAGCAACGCCGCAACCTGATCCAGGTATTGCAGGCCGGGGAACAGGTAATTGGCTATCACTGCCACCGCAACCGGCAAGGAGCTGAGGGCATCCGTTCGATGATGCCAGGCATTAGCATGCAACGCCCTGCTGTTAATCCGTTTGGCCTGAACCAGGGTCCAGCGATACAGCCCTTCCTTCACCACAATCGATGCCACAGCTGCCACAAAAGCGAGTATACCCGGCGTGGCGGCTGGCTCCTGGCTGAGCGCATGGAGAGAATCCCACCCAATCCCAACCCCGACCATCGCCAACAACACTCCAATAAAAACATTGGTCAGGGTTTCAAAACGCCCGTGGCCATAAGGATGGTTTTTGTCCGCCGGTGCCGTCCAGTATCTGGAACCAATCAAAATGGCGGTATCGGTGACCAAATCAGAAAAACTGTGTACCCCATCGGCAACCAATGCCTGGCTACCCGTCAGCTTACCCACCCCGATTTTGACAATGGCCAAGGCAACGTTCGCCACAGAGCCAACCCAGGTGGCCTTGCGAATCACTTGAACCGGGCTTTCTGACATATTTCAACTCACTCTTTCTCTTCAGGCGTTCTTCCGATTGACGTAACACAGAAGATCCGCCCATTCAGCCTTCAATAGATGGCTGTATCATGACACTTTCCCGCGTCTCAAAAAAGCGACGTGTCTTAAGAATGCATTATAATTGAATGACAGATTGATCGAGTCCCCGTAAATCTTTCCCGGTGATTCACCGCACAGGATAAACGATGGTCAAGAAACGCTGTAAGCTGACCTTCTTTTCGGCATCGCTGGGATGTTTTCTGTGCCTTTCAGGCTGTTCGTCAACATCCCAGACGCAGGCTAACAACCTTCCTTCCGGTATGGATACTGCCCAGTTTCGCCAGCAATATATGGAACTGTACCGCACGCTGGAAGCCCAGCCGCAACCTCAACCGATTCTGATCTTTAAGCCGCTCCCCAAAAGTTGAGCCGCCAGCGCACACTTCTGCAATACATCAATAAAGAAGCGACAGTAAAAAAACCCATATGAAACTGGTATTTCATTGATACCCGCTGAATCCTCAAACGCTTCATTATAAATATTCACGTTAACACTACTTCTTTTAATCGCTTTTTATTATTTGCTTTATCTGGACAAAATATTTGCAACTGGAATTTGCAGCAAAACGACGCCCAGATCACATTAACCAAGAAAAGCAACTGATTTCAAATTGAAAAAATTTACCTTCATCCCATAATAGGACGGTCAATATTAAAATATTGACCATAACAAAAGGACTTTTATGAGACATATTGCCGATTTTATCGAGCAGCTAGAACGGGGCAAAGCGCCTTTCAATATCTGGGTGTACTCAAGTAAAGGTCAATACAGTCAGCTTGGCAATCAAAGTAAACAACTACGAACACCGCAGCTATACCAGGCATTGGATCAGCACCTGCAAGTCGTTATCGAAACGAATCAGGATGCTTTCCTGCTTTTGCCTGAAGTACATGCCGTCGTACCCGTAGCGTTTCGCGAGGGCCAGGTTCAGCTATTGACCCAACCCAATGCTGCATAAGCGCTGAAAATATTACTGACCAAAATCAATAACCATGAAGTGTGTGGCTAGGTGAAGTTTTTGTGCTTTTGTAATATTGGAAAATAAAACAGACCAAATGGTCTGTTTTTTTTGGCTTACACCTCATCGCAACAATAGTCATATAATTTCATATTCGTAATTGATACGATAATTTACGATGCCATTTCAATCATCACCGGGTTTATTGAGGTTGAATGTGAAAGAATCGCCAATAAATCCATATTGACCGGAAATAAATTAACGAGCTCAGTACTGCTGACCTGAAACCTGCCCGGTGATGATCAATGACGGCATCAGCTGACGCTGACCATTGGCACACGCCGCCTTGCCATCTTCCCACCCTTCATCGAAACGGGTCTCGCTGTTCTCCAGAGTGACATCTTTCTGGTAATCCATATCCGGGCTGCCACTGAGATTCAGTGCACTTTCACACCCCTGGTTATACCCATAATGATAAATACTGTCGTACTCAACATTACTGACATAGGCATCGGGATACAATCGGTATTCTTCCATCTCGGATCGGCTACACCCCAACATGGTCAACACCAGTGTTCCCAGAACCAGCCAGCGTAAACATTGCTTCATCATAAGGCCCCTGCTGCATTTTGTTTTCAGTGATCTAAGTCTATACCCAAACCACCGCAACAGGCAGGGTTCAGCGTCACACCAAGGGCTTTAGGACAATGAAAAGGATGATAAATTCAGAGGGGAAAATGAATCAGGCTGCGGGATGCAGCCTGACTGGAGAATTGTGTTATTGATGATTCAGCACGGCATTGAAACGCTCAAAACCGGCTTCAAGATCCCGGATCAGATCATCGACATCTTCCAGGCCGATATGCAGGCGCAGCATAGGTCCGGCAAAATCTTTCTTCTTGGCGGTTCTCAGGGTATTGATATTCTCATTGGCCAAAATCAGGCTCTCGAATCCCCCCCAGGAGTAGCCCATGCTGAAATGCTCCATGCCGTCGAGCAGCGCCGTCAGCGCTTCGGTATTGCCGCGATTAAGCACCACGGAGAATAAACCGTTAGCCCCCTGAAAATCTCGGACGAAGAACTCATGCCCTTCACAACCCGGCAGCGCCGGATGGCGTACATGATCCACTTCTTCGCGCTCAGCCAACCAGCGAGCCACTCTCAGACCGCTTTGTTCATGTTGCTTCAAGCGGACCCCCAGCGTACGTAAACCACGCATCGCCAGGTAGACATCATCCGGAGACGTGCACTGCCCCATCAAATAACTGCTTTCCCGCAGTTGATCCCAGCAGCGTTCATTGGCCGTCGCTGTCCCCAGCATCACATCAGAGTGACCAACAATGTATTTGGTGGCCGCCTGGATAGAAATATCCACACCATGCTCAAAAGGTTGAAAATGAATCGGAGAGGCCCAGGTGTTATCCAACATCACAACCAGATCGTGTTCATGCGCGACACGCGCCAGCGTCGGGACATCCTGCACTTCCATCGTAATTGAACACGGCGATTCCAAAAACAGCACGGTCGTATTCGGACGGATCAGCTCGCGGATCCCCTCACCGATCATCGGATCATAATAGGTCGTTTCCACACCCATCTTGTCGAGAATCTTGTCGCAAAAGTCGCGGGTCGGCTCATACACCCCATCCACCATGAGAATGTGATCACCGGCCTTCACAAAAGAGAGAATGGCGTTGCTAATCGCGGCGGTACCACACGGATACAGCGCACACCCGACGCCGCCTTCAAGCTCTACCATGGCTTCCTGAAACGCAAAGTGTGTGTTGGTACCGCGGCGTCCGTAAAATAGCGCTTTATTGGCACGGTTCGCCGTCGCATGCTTCATCTCTGCGACAGAATCAAACACAATTGTCGATGCCCGACTGACCGGTGGATTCACCAGATGCTGGGTCCACTTTTTCGCACGCCCAGCGGTGATAATTTTGGTGTCTTGTTGCTTCTTTCCCATTGTCTACCCAAATTCCCTTATAAACCCTGACATTGACGTTAACACAATTGTAAAGGCCTTGGGTAGCTGGCAGGAACTTTATCTCACCGCAGCGTAGCGCTGGGCCGGTCGTACGGTTTGAGGCTGAGGAATACTGGGCATATCAAAGCGTACGGTATGCGGATCCGTCATTTCCAAATGTGCCCGGAAATTCAGACAAGCCCCCATCACTTCAAGATTGCCGGCAACTTTAGCCGTCAGCACCGCCAGCAAAATCGCTTTGTAGGCAAAATGCCGATGAAGATCAATGGCAACCTCGGCCGAGCAGGGCTTTCCACCATGGGGACGCAGCACCTGGAGGGCCTGCTTTTTCGGATACAGTTGAAACACATTATGATTGATGCTTTTCGCCTGCTTAATCATATTGCGAATTTCACAACGGGAAACGGGACTATAGCAGCCGTGATATTCTTCACCAGCCACGCTCTTGAGGTATTCATGATGAAGCGGGGTCATTTGCCCGTTCTGGCTGGGCAGACTGAGGAAAATAATATCTTCGTAATCATCCCCCAGAGTTTGGAAAATCCCGCGGGTTTGCGCCACAAAACCTTTATTCAGCAGACAGTTAATTGCCTTCAGACCCGACAGGTACTGGGTCAGGATCGACAACATGGCTTCATGCATCACACGTTCGCCCTTCTCGGGACAAGGTTCTGAAACCGGCTCCGTATCCAGTAAATCATGTAGCTGCGCATCGACAAACTGGACAATTCGATGATTTAACTTCATTTCTGTGTCGTACATAAAACAGCCTTTGTCATTTATCTGTGGATTAAGTTAAAACTCGTCACGCTCACTTTCGATAAATGCAACCGCGATTGCGCTTCACTTTCCTTGCGATTCAAGCAACCAAATAATGTGACTTTTCGCACAGTTCTATTAGTGAAGTTAAATTGAGTATCGACAAGTATTGATTAATTTGCATTCGAAAAATGAAAGTCATCATAAAATAGTTCTAATCGTCTCAATCCTAAGACAAAGGCCGCCGAAGCGACCTTGATGCTGTCCGTTTACTTTTTTGCCCGTGATTACCTGTGAATCAGGGCATTTCACTCACCGGCTCAGGCAGATAGTGACGGGCCTTGAGCCTCAGTATTTCCGGCAACACTGTTCCGACTGAGACCGATGACCAGGTTCCGGTCAGAATCCCGATGAACATCGCCAGCGCAAACCCCTCCAGCGGCCCGCCCCCCAGTAACCACAACGCCCCGACAGTCATCAGCGTGGTGCCCGATGTAACCAGCGTCCGTGAGATAGTCGCCGCCAGGGCCTCATTGCTGACCTGGCTGATCGGTGCCTGTGGTTTGGCAATCAGCACTTCCCGGATACGATCGGCAATAATGATCGAGTCATTCAGGGAATATCCCAGAATGGCCAACACCGCTGCCAATACAGTGAGGTTGAACTCCATTTGTGTCGCCGCAAAAAAGCCCAACACGAAAATCACATCATGGGCCAGTGCAACCACCGCGCCGGATGCCAACCGCCATTCGAAGCGGTAGCTCAGATAGCCCAAGATGCACAACACTGACACCAACAGGGCCAAGCCCCCCTGCTCTGCCAGTTCCTGTCCCACTTGCGGCCCCACCATACTGGTGTTTAACACCTGCACTGTGGTATCCAGCTTGTTCAGGGCGTCAGCCACATCCGGCACCTGCCCCTGCGCCGGGATCGCGTAGCGCAACACCCAACGGCCAGGCTCACCGGCAGCAATCACACTCACATCCTGGCCCAGTGCGGTATCCAGTACCAGAGCCAGCTCGTGGCTGGTAACCGCCTGTTTGAACTGCACCTCGGTGACAATCCCCCCGGTAAAATCCAGCCCCCAGTTCAAACCGCGAATCCCAATCGTCAGAAGGGATGCGACCAACAGGATCAGCGACACCAGGGTGGTGAAGTAGCGCCACCGGGTAGCATTTTTAATCGAAATCATCATCTTTAAATTCGCACCTCACGTCGTGCATCACGACCCCACACCAGATTGATCAGGGCGCGGGAAGCAAAAATACCGGTAAACATACTGGTCAACAAACCCAGTCCCAGCGTCAGGGCAAAGCCCTGCACCGGACCATTCCCCACGGCATACAACACCACTGCGGTGATCATGGTGGTGAAGTTCGCATCGAAGATTGTCGTAAAGGCGCTGCGAAATCCCTGATCGATCGCTTGCGCCAGGCTGCGGCCTTCCTGAAGCTTGTCGCGGATCCGTTCGAAAATCAGCACATTGGTATCCACGGCCATGCCCACCGTCAGCACCAGACCCGCGATTCCCGGCAAGGTCAGCACCGCACCCGGGATCAAAGCCAACAAACCAAACAACATCACCATATTGGCAATCAGGGCAATATTGGCGACCCATCCCAACCGCCGGTACCAGAGCGCCATGAAGACGAGGGTCATGCCTAAACCCAATGCCAAAGCGGCAAAGCCATTGTCGATATTCTCGGCCCCCAGGGTCGGGCCAATCGTCCGCTCTTCCACAATAGTGACCGGGGCTGTCAGCGATCCGGCACGCAGCAACAGTGCCAACTCCTGCGCATCGGCAATATTTCCGGCGCCGGTGATGCGAAAGCGGTTGCCCAGTTGGCTCTGTATCTTGGCCACGCTGATCACCTGACTGTGTTGCTCAGTATTCCCTGCCGCATCCCGGCTGTACTCACTAAAGACCGTCGCCATCGCCTTGCCGATATGCTGACGGGAGAAAGACGACATCAGTTGTCCGCCAGTCCGATCCAGAGTGATATTGACCTCCGCAGCACCCATTTCACCAAACCCGGCCCGGGCATCAACAATATGCTCGCCGGTCAATACCGGCTGGCGGGCCATACGGACCGGCTGTCCCTGTGCATCCGACAATAGGATGCTGCTGTCACTGCCGGGGGCCTTGACGACATGAAATGCCAGACTGGCCGTTGCCCCCAGCACACGTTTTGCTGCTGCCGGATCCTGAACGCCGGGCAGCTCAATCCGGATCCGGTTCTCGCCCTGGCGTTGCACCAGGGCTTCGGTGATCCCCAACTCCTCAATCCGGCTGCGCATAGTTTGCAAGTTTTGCTGGACCGTGAGTTGGCGTAGCGCGCGTTGCTCCTCCGGACTCATCATTAAGATCAGCTGATTTCCGGCCCCATAGACCACTTGCCATTGCGGCGCTTGCTGTCGCAGATACTGCCGCACTTGCCCCTCGGCTTCCGTGGAGGGCAGCAACACGGTCAGGCGATCTGAAGCGGCCAGTGTCACCCGGGCCTGGCGGATCCCTTGCTGGCGCAGGGTTTGTCGCAGCGAGTCCCGGAGCTGTGTCGCGTGGGCCTGATACACGGGCTCAAGGTCCACCTCCAGCAGAAACTGAACCCCGCCCCGTAAATCCAGCCCCAGCTTAATGGGAACAAAACCCAGTTGTTGCAGCCAGTCCGGAGCCGCCGGTGACATCGCCAGGGTTAACCGGCTATCGCTGGCGTCAACCCCGAAGAGCGCCGCTAATATTTGCTTGGCTTCGGTTTGCTGCGAAGGCTGCTGCAGGACCACAACCGTTCTTTCCGGCTGCTGATCAATCCGCTTGACGGCAATCCCCTGGGCAGCCAATTCATGCGCAAGCTGAACGATATCCGGCCCCGCGTCGCCCGATGATCCGATCTGGATTGCCGCATCTTCGCCATACCAGGTCGGGAGGGCACTCAACAGCATCACGATGAAAGAGACCACCAACACCACATATTTCCATAATGGATAGTGGTTCAGCCGTCGTTGTAATTGTTTCTTTCTCATTGTTTTTTACCATGCACTAGGTTCCGACCATGGCAAACATGCGCCGGACCCCGTTGCCGACAACCGTCGGCAAATACGAAACGCCCGCCAGCCTTGCTGTAACAGCGGCAGGAAGCGGTACATTGTGACAGGTGCCGTGGAACGGCAGACCTGCGCCGGCGTCGATTCAGACGCGATCAGCGTACAAGAGAAAAGTGATGCGGATGGGGTTGATAGAGCTGATTACTGTCTTTCCAGCCAGCGACTCGCCCGGCTGGCGGGATCACCCGACGGGTCCAGTCCAGCGTGGCATGAAAATCGATACGGTAGCCAACAGCAAAACTTGGTGCCGGCTCAATCGGCAGCTCGAATACCAGCAAATACTGCGGCTCAGGTTCATCTGCGTTATCCCGACAGCCAAGGGCCATCCGGGAGGATCCGAACAATGCCGGATCCAGTTGCCGATCGGAGGAGGAATGGTGATGGTTGTCTTGTTCTGGCGGCGCCTTGCTGCAGGTGTCCGAACTCGGGAACACGGACGTAGCTTCCGGAACGGCGCTGAAATCCCGCTCTCCTGCAGTTGCGTCGACATGAGAACCGACAAAGCGCGGATCATCGAGGGCAGCTTCGTCAAAGAGAGCACCTTCAGATTGAGCGCCGGCAAGCGGAGAGAATTGCTGAACCGGTCCTGTAACAAGCTGCGGGGCTATCGCTGTTGCCAGATGTGCAGAAGCCGGCGCAAGGACGCCCAGACCAACACATACGACCAACAAAATCATGCTCAAAAGCTTCCGAAGCATATGACCAGCACTCCAGACCGTCTTATACCATTACTGCTGGCATCATAGGAGGTGTACACGAATGGCACAAGGAATTATTACGCCTGTGGCCCCGTAAGTTCACCTCCCCGACGACTGCGCTTCGTGTTGCAGCCCTCGCTGGACGATGCATCGGTCATCCGGTACCCCTGCCGTTTTTTCATTGCTGACACCAGGCGGGTTCATTATAGTGATGCCCATTCGCCTGACGATTCAAACAAACAGGGAAGCAACAGATGACAACAATAAACATTGCATTTATCGGGCTGGGAACCATGGGCTTTCCAATGGCCGGTCACCTGGCCAACGCCGGACATCCGATCACGGTCTATAATCGCACCACAGCCAAAGCACAGCAGTGGGTCGAAACTTACAAAGGTCAGTATGCGCTTACACCGGGTGAAGCTGCTGAAAATGCTGATTTCATCTTTACTTGTGTCGGCAACGACGATGATCTGCGTGAAGTCTACTGCGGCCCATCCG harbors:
- the astB gene encoding N-succinylarginine dihydrolase encodes the protein MKALEANFDGLVGPTHNYSGLSYGNVASAKNQAAPSNPKQAAKQGLSKMKALADMGMVQGVLAPQERPDVQTLRRLGFTGSDQAVIEQAAKQAPKVLAACCSASSMWTANAATVSPSSDTADGKIHFTPANLTNKFHRSIEHEVTGRILKATFASPEHFVHHAALPTVEHFGDEGAANHTRFCHQYGDQGVEFFVFGRHAFDSRHPAPKKFPARHTFEACEAVARLHQLDPSKVVIAQQNPDVIDQGVFHNDVIAVGNRDILFCHEQAFLDQQGVYDQLSQKMGGQFNVIEVPTSAVSVDDAVHSYLFNSQLVSLPNGETMLVLPEECRNNPNVWAYIEQLLAAKRGIDRVEVYDLKQSMANGGGPACLRLRVVLNEQERQAVNPSTLMNDALFTRLNQWVDRHYRDCMVEADLADPQLLMESRTALDELTQILSLGSVYPFQR
- a CDS encoding tautomerase family protein, whose protein sequence is MPLIRIKSLPFEQESKVAEAVTSLSHAVSDAAKIPLHHIMVTWEYLPAGHYAHHGLVVNTQPETTHPLLVDLVAPNFNTEAQIAAMLELIAHTISEQLPIEKNNIFINFTPAYSDGVYDEGHVVEWDL
- a CDS encoding cation diffusion facilitator family transporter yields the protein MSESPVQVIRKATWVGSVANVALAIVKIGVGKLTGSQALVADGVHSFSDLVTDTAILIGSRYWTAPADKNHPYGHGRFETLTNVFIGVLLAMVGVGIGWDSLHALSQEPAATPGILAFVAAVASIVVKEGLYRWTLVQAKRINSRALHANAWHHRTDALSSLPVAVAVIANYLFPGLQYLDQVAALLVTAMILKAAVEILWPALLELTEAEADSQIEAKIQQYAADDADIREVHAIRSRRTGSTILLDFHLLVEPNMSVEHAHSISENFKSHILDKLDEVVDVIIHIEPYTCAERVVNPCCDDHSCD
- a CDS encoding cystathionine beta-lyase, whose amino-acid sequence is MGKKQQDTKIITAGRAKKWTQHLVNPPVSRASTIVFDSVAEMKHATANRANKALFYGRRGTNTHFAFQEAMVELEGGVGCALYPCGTAAISNAILSFVKAGDHILMVDGVYEPTRDFCDKILDKMGVETTYYDPMIGEGIRELIRPNTTVLFLESPCSITMEVQDVPTLARVAHEHDLVVMLDNTWASPIHFQPFEHGVDISIQAATKYIVGHSDVMLGTATANERCWDQLRESSYLMGQCTSPDDVYLAMRGLRTLGVRLKQHEQSGLRVARWLAEREEVDHVRHPALPGCEGHEFFVRDFQGANGLFSVVLNRGNTEALTALLDGMEHFSMGYSWGGFESLILANENINTLRTAKKKDFAGPMLRLHIGLEDVDDLIRDLEAGFERFNAVLNHQ
- the secF gene encoding protein translocase subunit SecF, translated to MMISIKNATRWRYFTTLVSLILLVASLLTIGIRGLNWGLDFTGGIVTEVQFKQAVTSHELALVLDTALGQDVSVIAAGEPGRWVLRYAIPAQGQVPDVADALNKLDTTVQVLNTSMVGPQVGQELAEQGGLALLVSVLCILGYLSYRFEWRLASGAVVALAHDVIFVLGFFAATQMEFNLTVLAAVLAILGYSLNDSIIIADRIREVLIAKPQAPISQVSNEALAATISRTLVTSGTTLMTVGALWLLGGGPLEGFALAMFIGILTGTWSSVSVGTVLPEILRLKARHYLPEPVSEMP
- the secD gene encoding protein translocase subunit SecD, with product MRKKQLQRRLNHYPLWKYVVLVVSFIVMLLSALPTWYGEDAAIQIGSSGDAGPDIVQLAHELAAQGIAVKRIDQQPERTVVVLQQPSQQTEAKQILAALFGVDASDSRLTLAMSPAAPDWLQQLGFVPIKLGLDLRGGVQFLLEVDLEPVYQAHATQLRDSLRQTLRQQGIRQARVTLAASDRLTVLLPSTEAEGQVRQYLRQQAPQWQVVYGAGNQLILMMSPEEQRALRQLTVQQNLQTMRSRIEELGITEALVQRQGENRIRIELPGVQDPAAAKRVLGATASLAFHVVKAPGSDSSILLSDAQGQPVRMARQPVLTGEHIVDARAGFGEMGAAEVNITLDRTGGQLMSSFSRQHIGKAMATVFSEYSRDAAGNTEQHSQVISVAKIQSQLGNRFRITGAGNIADAQELALLLRAGSLTAPVTIVEERTIGPTLGAENIDNGFAALALGLGMTLVFMALWYRRLGWVANIALIANMVMLFGLLALIPGAVLTLPGIAGLVLTVGMAVDTNVLIFERIRDKLQEGRSLAQAIDQGFRSAFTTIFDANFTTMITAVVLYAVGNGPVQGFALTLGLGLLTSMFTGIFASRALINLVWGRDARREVRI